One window of Nocardia sp. NBC_00508 genomic DNA carries:
- a CDS encoding PIN domain nuclease, giving the protein MLADKSALEWVLRDKIAAADFANVTGAPGALVAGCHLTALEIGYSARSHADYVAKLAGQKALVWLPLTEEAMDRALEVQGLLAEQGAHRLPIPDLIISATAEVHGATVLHVDSDYQTIAEITGQPHRRLETS; this is encoded by the coding sequence ATGCTGGCGGATAAGTCGGCGCTGGAGTGGGTTCTGCGCGACAAGATTGCTGCCGCCGACTTTGCGAATGTGACCGGCGCGCCGGGAGCGCTCGTCGCGGGGTGTCATCTCACCGCACTCGAGATCGGCTACTCAGCGCGATCCCATGCTGACTACGTCGCCAAGCTTGCTGGCCAGAAGGCTCTGGTCTGGCTGCCGCTGACCGAAGAAGCCATGGACAGAGCCTTGGAGGTCCAGGGGCTGCTTGCTGAGCAAGGTGCGCACCGCCTGCCGATCCCCGATCTGATCATTTCGGCAACCGCCGAGGTACACGGGGCAACCGTCCTGCATGTGGACAGCGACTATCAGACCATTGCGGAGATTACCGGTCAGCCGCATCGACGGCTCGAGACGAGCTGA
- a CDS encoding acyl-CoA dehydrogenase family protein, whose protein sequence is MDFTLTDEQEMLRSAIAGFLGARYDLESSRAAAKSAGWQPAIWRGFADELGILGATLPERVDGSGGGPVELMVIAEELGRALVVEPFVDTVVVGAGLLERCGGEQADVLLRRIGSGDARIAFAALEPTAGHALYDVSTTAYRDGDSWVLDGAKVVVTSVPLATHLLITARTSGERRDEAGISLFRLEFDASRPPAGVEVHSYRTIDDRVGSDLVFNGLRLPADALLGTESDAWMVIEPTIAEATAAICAEAVGCMRKVLADTVDYTKQRQQFGQPIGSFQVLQHRMVDMYMELEQAIAAVHLAIHSLRASADDRARAVSAAKVTIARAARFVGQSAVQLHGAMGMTEELAIGHYFKRLTVIEQEFGSSDHHLARYAALTRP, encoded by the coding sequence ATGGACTTCACGCTTACCGACGAGCAGGAAATGCTCCGCTCCGCGATCGCCGGATTCCTCGGCGCCCGCTACGACCTGGAAAGCAGCCGCGCGGCGGCGAAATCGGCGGGATGGCAACCTGCCATCTGGCGCGGCTTCGCCGACGAGCTGGGGATTCTCGGCGCGACGCTGCCCGAGCGGGTGGATGGATCCGGCGGTGGACCCGTCGAATTGATGGTCATAGCCGAGGAACTCGGGCGGGCGCTGGTGGTCGAGCCGTTCGTCGACACGGTGGTCGTCGGCGCCGGACTGTTGGAACGCTGCGGTGGCGAGCAAGCCGACGTTCTGCTGCGCCGAATCGGGTCCGGTGACGCGCGCATCGCCTTCGCCGCGCTGGAGCCGACCGCAGGACATGCGCTGTACGACGTGTCGACCACCGCCTACCGCGACGGCGATTCGTGGGTGCTCGATGGCGCGAAGGTCGTGGTGACCAGCGTGCCACTGGCCACACACCTGCTGATCACGGCGCGCACCTCCGGCGAGCGGCGCGACGAGGCGGGGATCTCCTTGTTCCGCCTCGAATTCGACGCGAGTCGTCCGCCGGCCGGAGTCGAGGTGCATTCGTATCGGACCATCGATGACCGGGTCGGTTCCGACCTCGTGTTCAACGGCCTGCGCCTGCCCGCGGACGCATTGCTCGGCACGGAGTCGGACGCCTGGATGGTCATCGAACCGACCATCGCGGAGGCCACCGCGGCTATCTGCGCCGAGGCCGTCGGATGCATGCGGAAAGTGCTCGCCGACACCGTCGACTACACCAAGCAACGCCAGCAGTTCGGTCAGCCGATCGGCAGCTTCCAAGTTCTACAGCACCGCATGGTCGATATGTACATGGAACTCGAACAAGCCATCGCCGCGGTCCATTTGGCGATCCATTCGCTGCGCGCCTCCGCCGATGATCGCGCGCGGGCGGTGTCGGCGGCGAAAGTCACCATCGCGCGGGCGGCGCGGTTCGTCGGGCAGAGCGCGGTGCAACTCCATGGCGCGATGGGCATGACCGAGGAACTGGCCATCGGCCACTATTTCAAGCGCCTCACCGTGATCGAGCAGGAATTCGGTTCCAGCGACCATCATCTGGCCCGCTACGCGGCCTTGACCAGGCCGTAG
- a CDS encoding acyl-CoA dehydrogenase family protein → MEYDWSAEDLAFRDEVRAFLAAKLTPELRRAGRLATSVYPDHEASMEWQRILHERGWAAPAWPVEHGGCDWSLTQHYIFHRESALAGAPTLSPMGIRMVAPAIIAFGTAEQKAFYLPRIRTGEIFFCQGYSEPEAGSDLAALTMAAVDDGADFVCTGSKIWTTHATEANWIFCLVRTARTGKKQQGITFLLIEMTSPGIEIRPLVMTSGEQVQNQVFFDNVRVPKRNVLGRIDDGWTVAKYLLVHERGGAAAPFLQVMAQDIATAAARQPGRDGNPLIDDRAFAAKLADLRIRTEVLEILEYRTLSAMTRGKDPGPASSMLKILATELSQKLTELALEAAGPRGRVYQPHATEPGGPIAHYAPPADGYHSGADWQAVAPLRYFNDRAGSIYAGSNEIQRNILAKAALGL, encoded by the coding sequence ATGGAATACGACTGGTCGGCGGAGGATCTGGCGTTTCGGGACGAGGTGCGCGCGTTTCTCGCCGCGAAGCTGACGCCGGAGTTGCGGCGGGCCGGGCGCTTGGCGACGAGCGTTTATCCCGACCACGAGGCGAGCATGGAGTGGCAGCGGATCCTGCACGAGCGCGGCTGGGCGGCGCCCGCCTGGCCGGTGGAGCACGGCGGATGCGACTGGAGCCTGACCCAGCACTACATCTTCCATCGCGAATCGGCGTTGGCCGGGGCGCCGACGTTGTCCCCGATGGGGATCAGAATGGTCGCGCCGGCGATCATCGCCTTCGGCACCGCCGAGCAGAAGGCGTTCTATCTGCCGCGCATCCGCACCGGCGAAATCTTCTTCTGCCAGGGCTATTCCGAGCCGGAGGCGGGATCGGACCTGGCCGCGCTGACCATGGCCGCCGTCGACGACGGCGCGGATTTCGTATGTACCGGCAGCAAGATCTGGACCACCCACGCCACCGAGGCGAATTGGATCTTCTGTCTCGTGCGCACCGCGCGCACGGGCAAGAAACAGCAGGGCATCACGTTTCTGCTGATCGAAATGACCTCGCCGGGCATCGAGATCCGGCCGCTGGTGATGACCTCGGGTGAACAGGTGCAGAACCAGGTCTTCTTCGACAACGTGCGGGTGCCCAAAAGGAATGTGCTCGGCCGGATCGATGACGGATGGACGGTCGCGAAGTACCTGCTCGTGCACGAGCGCGGGGGAGCAGCGGCGCCGTTCCTGCAGGTCATGGCGCAGGACATCGCGACAGCCGCGGCCCGGCAGCCCGGCCGGGACGGCAATCCGCTGATCGATGACCGCGCCTTCGCGGCGAAGCTCGCGGACCTGCGGATCCGCACCGAAGTGCTGGAAATTCTGGAATACCGCACCCTTTCCGCGATGACGCGGGGAAAGGACCCGGGGCCCGCGTCCTCCATGCTCAAAATCCTCGCGACCGAACTCAGTCAGAAGCTCACCGAGCTGGCGCTGGAAGCCGCCGGTCCGCGCGGGCGCGTGTACCAGCCGCACGCAACCGAGCCGGGCGGGCCGATCGCTCACTACGCCCCGCCCGCCGACGGGTACCACAGTGGCGCGGACTGGCAGGCCGTCGCTCCGCTGCGCTATTTCAACGACCGAGCGGGCTCGATTTACGCGGGCAGCAACGAGATTCAGCGAAACATCCTCGCCAAAGCAGCATTGGGGCTCTGA
- a CDS encoding YdcF family protein, whose amino-acid sequence MRRHRWAWILLGAILVVVVALWPVYVRPRTDPPAPADAILVLGGAHDGREQLGLRLAREGYAPRVVFSNPYTNSAMLNRICHGGYSFEILCFDPAPRTTRGEGRELAHLARTYNWRRVIVITFTPHISRARYILRKCWDGELLFIDPRPHLSMLRWAYDYAYQSVGFTKAFFEDC is encoded by the coding sequence GTGCGACGTCATCGGTGGGCCTGGATCCTGCTCGGCGCGATTCTGGTGGTCGTGGTCGCGCTGTGGCCGGTCTACGTGCGCCCGCGGACCGACCCTCCTGCCCCGGCGGACGCGATCCTCGTCCTAGGCGGCGCGCACGACGGGCGCGAACAACTCGGCCTGCGCCTGGCTCGCGAGGGGTACGCGCCGCGTGTGGTGTTCTCCAATCCCTATACGAACAGCGCGATGCTGAACCGTATCTGCCACGGCGGCTACAGCTTCGAGATCCTGTGTTTCGACCCGGCGCCGCGTACCACCCGCGGGGAGGGTCGAGAACTCGCCCACCTTGCCCGCACATACAATTGGCGCCGCGTCATCGTCATCACCTTTACCCCGCACATCTCCCGCGCCCGCTACATCCTGCGAAAGTGCTGGGACGGCGAGTTGCTCTTCATCGACCCTCGACCCCACCTCTCCATGCTTCGCTGGGCCTACGACTACGCCTACCAGTCAGTGGGCTTCACAAAGGCGTTCTTCGAGGACTGCTAG
- a CDS encoding UDP-glucose dehydrogenase family protein: MRCTVFGTGYLGATHAACMAELGHDVIGVDVDPGKVAKLSDGVVPFYEPGLEDVLRRNLDAGRLRFTTSYAEAAAHAEVHFLGVGTPQKKGEYAADLKYVHAVVDTLAPMLERPSVIVGKSTVPVGTAAALGDRARALSATDVEVAWNPEFLREGFAVKDTLRPDRLVLGVDRDRDSAGWVEELVREIYADLLAAEVPFLLTDLATAELVKVSANAFLATKISFINAVSEVCEATGADVTMLADALGYDARIGRRFLNAGLGFGGGCLPKDIRAFMARSGELGADHAVAFLREVDNINMRRRTKVVDMAARACGGSLLGANVAVLGAAFKPESDDVRDSPALNVAGMIQLHGAVVTVYDPKALENSRRVFPTLNYATSIAEACERADVVLVLTEWDEFTSLRPQDLDRVVRARSIIDGRNCLNRATWREAGWVYAGLGTP; the protein is encoded by the coding sequence ATGCGATGCACAGTCTTCGGAACCGGGTACCTCGGGGCCACGCACGCTGCGTGCATGGCCGAACTCGGGCACGACGTCATCGGGGTGGACGTGGACCCGGGCAAGGTCGCGAAGCTGTCCGACGGAGTGGTGCCGTTCTACGAACCCGGACTCGAGGATGTGCTGCGCCGCAATCTCGACGCGGGCCGGTTGCGGTTCACCACCTCCTACGCCGAGGCGGCCGCGCACGCGGAGGTGCACTTCCTCGGCGTCGGCACCCCGCAGAAGAAGGGCGAGTACGCCGCCGATTTGAAATACGTACACGCCGTGGTGGATACATTGGCCCCGATGCTGGAGCGTCCCTCGGTGATCGTCGGCAAGTCGACGGTCCCGGTCGGCACCGCCGCCGCGCTCGGCGACAGGGCCCGCGCCCTGAGTGCCACCGACGTCGAGGTGGCGTGGAATCCGGAATTCCTGCGTGAGGGCTTCGCGGTCAAGGACACCCTGCGCCCGGACCGGCTGGTGCTCGGCGTCGATCGCGACCGCGATTCCGCCGGGTGGGTCGAGGAACTGGTGCGCGAGATCTACGCCGATCTGCTCGCCGCCGAGGTCCCCTTCCTGCTGACCGACCTCGCCACTGCCGAGTTGGTCAAAGTCTCCGCGAACGCCTTTCTGGCGACCAAGATTTCGTTCATCAATGCGGTGTCGGAGGTGTGCGAGGCGACCGGCGCCGACGTGACCATGCTGGCCGACGCGCTCGGCTACGATGCGCGCATCGGACGCCGATTCCTCAATGCCGGCTTGGGTTTCGGCGGTGGCTGCCTCCCGAAGGACATCCGCGCGTTCATGGCCCGGTCGGGTGAACTCGGCGCCGACCACGCCGTGGCCTTCCTGCGCGAGGTGGACAACATCAACATGCGCCGCCGCACGAAGGTGGTGGACATGGCCGCCCGCGCCTGCGGCGGCTCATTGCTCGGTGCCAACGTCGCGGTGCTCGGCGCTGCGTTCAAACCGGAATCCGATGACGTTCGCGACTCACCCGCGCTGAACGTGGCGGGCATGATCCAGCTGCACGGTGCGGTGGTGACCGTGTACGACCCGAAGGCACTGGAGAACTCGCGCCGGGTGTTCCCTACCCTCAACTACGCGACCTCGATTGCCGAGGCGTGTGAACGCGCCGACGTCGTGCTCGTCCTCACCGAGTGGGACGAATTCACCTCACTGCGCCCCCAGGATCTGGACCGGGTGGTGCGCGCCCGCTCGATCATCGACGGCCGGAACTGTCTCAATCGTGCCACCTGGAGAGAAGCCGGATGGGTGTACGCGGGACTCGGCACACCGTAG
- a CDS encoding Hsp70 family protein, with amino-acid sequence MSSVLGVSVGAGAVRMARPHAGNPHGHVAPHSFDLQTIPVAGQSVEELAAEAIGVTLEATPGIGATAIAYRSEQHTRAIRAAMARQQLTNYELVPEIIAALEFAQATGDIRGISSLVVYDLGSSGLSVSVVDTQTREVRHSERTSDISGDYLDSLIREQQIASGRIAHPPNAAGLAELDALCREAKEQLTSNTAVALPSEQGLVLLAQENFESLIMLAIESSARMARDVIVRSDRPVHGVLAIGGCARIPLVAKVLERWMGVPVIVPDSPETVMARGAALLARPVRKESPAASPALDDDLSPAWLSAPTQRGKREISGAVLTVSALAVVAAIGLGLGYGPQVLERDSHTTEGSPSIPPTTAPRTTILDPQIAVAPGTTEPPAHESVAAPPPNRRQTTSEAPPTPGPNTIVVPGLPPIVVPTIPPEVFPFPPPPPR; translated from the coding sequence ATGAGTTCGGTACTGGGAGTTTCGGTGGGGGCCGGCGCTGTCCGTATGGCGCGACCACACGCCGGAAACCCCCACGGGCATGTCGCCCCACATTCCTTCGACCTGCAGACCATTCCGGTTGCCGGCCAGAGCGTAGAGGAACTCGCGGCCGAGGCCATCGGGGTCACCCTGGAAGCCACGCCGGGAATCGGCGCCACCGCGATCGCCTATCGCAGTGAGCAGCACACCCGCGCGATTCGCGCGGCCATGGCACGTCAGCAGCTGACCAACTACGAACTCGTACCGGAGATCATCGCCGCGCTGGAATTCGCGCAGGCCACCGGAGATATCCGAGGCATCTCCTCGCTGGTCGTCTATGACCTGGGCAGTTCGGGCCTGTCGGTAAGTGTGGTCGACACGCAGACCCGTGAGGTTCGGCACAGCGAACGCACCAGCGACATCAGCGGCGACTATCTCGATTCGCTGATTCGCGAGCAGCAGATCGCGTCCGGCCGGATCGCACACCCGCCGAACGCCGCCGGCCTGGCCGAGCTGGACGCCTTGTGCCGGGAGGCCAAGGAGCAGCTGACCAGCAACACCGCAGTGGCGCTGCCCAGCGAGCAGGGGCTGGTGCTGCTGGCGCAGGAGAACTTCGAGTCGCTGATCATGTTGGCGATCGAGTCGTCGGCGCGGATGGCGCGTGATGTGATCGTGCGCTCGGACCGTCCGGTGCACGGGGTACTCGCCATCGGCGGCTGCGCCCGAATTCCCTTGGTCGCCAAGGTGCTCGAACGCTGGATGGGCGTGCCCGTCATCGTGCCGGACAGTCCGGAGACCGTGATGGCCCGCGGCGCCGCGCTTCTGGCCCGGCCGGTCCGCAAGGAGAGTCCGGCCGCAAGCCCGGCGCTGGACGACGACCTCTCGCCCGCGTGGTTATCCGCACCGACCCAGCGCGGCAAACGCGAGATCAGCGGCGCCGTGTTGACGGTCAGCGCGCTCGCCGTGGTCGCCGCGATCGGGCTCGGCCTCGGCTACGGACCGCAGGTGCTGGAACGCGATTCGCACACCACCGAGGGCTCGCCCTCGATCCCGCCGACAACCGCGCCACGCACCACGATTCTCGACCCGCAGATCGCCGTCGCGCCGGGCACGACGGAACCACCCGCGCACGAATCGGTCGCCGCACCTCCGCCCAACCGGCGCCAGACCACCAGCGAGGCGCCGCCGACGCCCGGCCCGAACACCATTGTGGTGCCCGGCCTTCCGCCGATCGTGGTCCCGACGATCCCGCCCGAGGTCTTCCCCTTCCCCCCACCGCCACCACGCTGA
- a CDS encoding YibE/F family protein, whose protein sequence is MSDHHHHHDHSGPIAIGATAARVVIGLLTVIGVAVVIGAIALWPSQQHVDIPLPMQNAGGGAVQTEAGTVVMQDIGPCGSPSLGKVFPDKPEPPRSNAYTCQRSVIAIESGPHEGNRTLFEIAPGPGQPDLRAGDEIRVIRQTDPSGTPMYSFEDYARGLPLTLIVVAFVVVIIVVARWRGVRALLGLVFAFAVLVMFLLPALLDGKPAIPVALIAGSLILYAVLYLAHGVNLRTSSALLGTLTAMLLAAALSWLTIELTNLTGLSEEQNTNVATYIEHVSITGLLLAGFIIGSLGVLNDVTITQASAAFELAAIDESASRREVFTAAMRVGRDHIASTVYTLVLAYAGGALPLLLLFSVAGRSIRDVLAGDAVAIEIARSAVGGIALALSVPLTTGIAVLLARPFGGKEPSPPPRARHARHARV, encoded by the coding sequence GTGAGCGACCACCACCATCACCACGATCACTCGGGACCGATCGCGATCGGCGCCACCGCGGCGCGCGTGGTCATCGGGTTACTCACCGTGATCGGCGTCGCCGTCGTCATCGGTGCGATCGCCCTGTGGCCGAGCCAGCAGCACGTCGATATCCCGCTGCCGATGCAGAACGCGGGTGGCGGCGCGGTGCAGACCGAAGCGGGCACCGTGGTGATGCAGGACATCGGCCCGTGCGGCAGCCCGTCGCTGGGCAAGGTATTCCCCGACAAGCCCGAGCCGCCACGCAGCAACGCCTACACCTGTCAGCGCAGCGTGATCGCGATCGAGTCCGGCCCGCACGAGGGCAACCGCACGCTGTTCGAGATCGCTCCCGGCCCAGGACAACCCGACCTGCGCGCGGGCGACGAGATCCGGGTGATCCGCCAGACCGACCCGAGCGGAACGCCGATGTACTCGTTCGAGGACTACGCACGCGGGCTGCCGCTCACGCTGATCGTCGTGGCCTTCGTGGTGGTGATCATCGTGGTGGCGCGCTGGCGCGGCGTACGCGCGCTGCTCGGTCTGGTGTTCGCCTTTGCGGTGCTCGTGATGTTCCTGCTGCCTGCCTTGCTGGACGGCAAACCCGCGATCCCGGTCGCATTGATCGCTGGCTCGTTGATCCTGTACGCGGTGCTGTATCTGGCGCACGGGGTGAACCTGCGCACGAGTTCGGCGCTGCTGGGCACGCTGACTGCGATGCTGCTCGCCGCGGCGCTGTCCTGGCTCACGATCGAATTGACGAATCTGACCGGGCTGTCCGAAGAACAGAACACCAACGTCGCCACCTACATCGAGCACGTCAGCATCACCGGGTTGCTGCTGGCCGGGTTCATCATCGGATCGCTCGGCGTGCTCAACGACGTCACCATCACCCAGGCGTCGGCCGCGTTCGAGCTGGCCGCTATCGACGAATCGGCTTCGCGGCGCGAAGTTTTCACCGCCGCCATGCGGGTGGGCCGTGACCATATCGCGAGCACCGTCTATACCCTGGTGCTTGCCTACGCCGGTGGGGCACTGCCGCTGTTGCTGCTGTTCAGCGTGGCGGGGCGGTCCATTCGCGATGTGCTGGCGGGTGACGCGGTCGCGATCGAGATCGCGCGCTCCGCGGTCGGCGGCATCGCGCTGGCGCTCTCGGTGCCGTTGACCACCGGCATCGCGGTGCTGCTCGCCCGCCCGTTCGGCGGCAAGGAGCCGAGCCCGCCGCCGCGGGCGCGCCACGCGCGGCACGCGCGCGTCTGA
- a CDS encoding pyridoxal phosphate-dependent aminotransferase has protein sequence MGRVSPQHPHRPPRVLEQSTKLQNVVYEIRGPVHAHAARLEAEGHRILKLNIGNPAPFGFEAPDVIMRDIIAALPYAQGYSESKGILSARRAIVTRYELVPGFPELDVDDVYLGNGVSELITITMQALLDNGDEVLIPAPDYPLWTAMTSLAGGTPVHYLCDEANGWQPDVADIESKITDKTKALLVINPNNPTGAVYSAEVLQQLADLARKHQLLLLADEIYDKILYDDAKHISLATMAPDLLCLTFNGLSKAYRVAGYRSGWLAITGPKEHAAGFLEGIDLLASSRLCPNVPAQHAIQVALGGHQSIEDLILPGGRLLEQRDVAWERLNMIPGVSCVKPKGALYAFPKLDPNVYEIHDDSKLILDLLLQEKILMVQGTGFNWPNHDHLRIVTLPWARDLAVAIERFGNFLSSYRQ, from the coding sequence ATGGGACGCGTGAGTCCTCAACATCCGCACCGCCCCCCGCGTGTTCTGGAGCAGTCCACGAAGCTGCAGAACGTCGTCTACGAGATCCGTGGACCGGTACACGCGCACGCGGCACGGCTGGAGGCCGAGGGCCACCGCATCCTCAAGCTCAATATCGGCAATCCCGCCCCGTTCGGGTTCGAGGCGCCGGACGTGATCATGCGCGACATCATCGCCGCGCTCCCGTACGCCCAGGGCTACTCCGAATCCAAGGGCATCCTGTCGGCGCGGCGCGCGATCGTGACCCGCTACGAACTGGTGCCCGGCTTCCCCGAGCTCGACGTGGACGACGTCTACCTCGGCAACGGCGTCTCCGAGTTGATCACCATCACTATGCAGGCGCTGCTGGACAACGGCGACGAGGTGCTGATCCCCGCGCCGGACTACCCACTGTGGACCGCCATGACCAGTCTGGCCGGCGGCACCCCGGTGCACTATCTGTGCGACGAGGCCAACGGCTGGCAGCCGGATGTCGCCGACATCGAATCGAAGATCACCGACAAGACCAAGGCGCTGCTGGTGATCAACCCGAACAACCCGACCGGCGCGGTGTACTCCGCCGAGGTGCTGCAGCAGCTGGCCGACCTCGCGCGCAAGCATCAGCTGTTGCTGCTCGCCGACGAGATCTACGACAAGATCCTCTACGACGACGCCAAGCACATCTCGTTGGCGACCATGGCGCCCGATCTGCTGTGCCTGACCTTCAACGGGCTGTCCAAGGCCTACCGCGTCGCGGGTTATCGGTCGGGCTGGCTGGCGATCACCGGTCCCAAGGAGCACGCGGCCGGTTTCCTGGAGGGCATCGACCTGCTCGCCTCGTCCCGGTTGTGCCCGAATGTCCCTGCGCAGCACGCGATTCAGGTCGCGCTCGGCGGACACCAGAGCATCGAGGACCTGATCCTGCCCGGCGGCAGGCTGCTCGAGCAGCGCGATGTCGCCTGGGAGCGGCTGAACATGATCCCGGGTGTGTCCTGTGTGAAGCCGAAGGGCGCGCTGTACGCGTTCCCCAAGCTGGATCCGAACGTGTACGAGATCCACGACGATTCGAAACTGATCCTGGATCTTCTACTCCAGGAGAAGATCCTGATGGTGCAGGGGACCGGCTTCAATTGGCCCAACCACGACCATCTCCGGATCGTGACACTGCCCTGGGCGCGGGATCTCGCCGTCGCGATCGAACGCTTCGGCAACTTCCTCTCCAGCTATCGCCAGTGA
- a CDS encoding helix-turn-helix domain-containing protein yields MSIREFAAHLGVHERLVSKWEAGGVRVHPRPINQAALDTSLARSDEVVRARFAALIDQPVIDRSVPPGSDARGGASAPTPYSTDADLLALIDAGAMRGAALAAISERDLIMAAAHEASEHAGKAESTNVGATTLEQLDADVARIANDYVHIPPVPMMVEMLRVRRRVYRLLEGQQRPADTSHLYLLAGTLSGLLANASTDLGYYDAAGEQVRAAWAYAELCGHNGLRAWTRGMHALIEYWSQRPRRAVQLAQSGREFAESATAHVRLLNIEARIWSALGSAADTDRCIRAAADARDLGATDALHDEVGGVFGFNDAKANYYAGATYIHLGQAEPALNATQRAIELYAKGPSEQRSYGAESLARVDCAAAHLINGSLDGASEALHPVLGLDEDKRIAQLEERLNGVRRRMATPAFKDAVEARRLDERIEEFCGSTAAKGIPPGNPA; encoded by the coding sequence ATGAGCATCAGGGAGTTCGCCGCCCATCTGGGCGTGCACGAACGACTGGTATCCAAGTGGGAGGCCGGGGGCGTCCGAGTCCATCCACGACCGATCAATCAGGCCGCTCTGGATACGTCCTTGGCCAGGTCCGACGAAGTGGTGCGGGCGCGGTTCGCGGCATTGATCGATCAGCCGGTGATCGATCGAAGCGTCCCGCCGGGTTCCGATGCGCGGGGCGGCGCCTCGGCACCCACCCCGTATTCGACCGACGCGGACCTTCTGGCTCTCATAGACGCCGGTGCGATGAGAGGTGCTGCGTTAGCAGCGATTTCGGAGAGGGATCTGATCATGGCGGCTGCCCACGAGGCCAGCGAGCACGCCGGCAAGGCCGAGAGCACCAATGTCGGTGCGACCACCCTGGAACAGCTCGACGCGGATGTCGCGCGAATCGCGAACGATTACGTGCATATCCCGCCGGTTCCGATGATGGTGGAGATGTTGCGGGTGCGACGCCGGGTGTACCGGCTGCTGGAGGGCCAGCAGCGGCCCGCCGATACGAGCCATCTGTATCTGCTGGCGGGCACGCTCTCGGGCCTGCTCGCCAACGCGAGTACCGATCTCGGCTATTACGACGCGGCGGGCGAACAGGTCCGCGCGGCGTGGGCCTACGCGGAACTATGTGGGCACAACGGACTTCGCGCCTGGACCCGCGGCATGCACGCGCTGATCGAGTACTGGTCGCAGCGCCCCCGGCGGGCGGTCCAGCTCGCGCAGAGCGGGCGGGAGTTCGCCGAGTCCGCGACGGCGCATGTGCGACTACTCAATATCGAGGCGCGGATCTGGTCGGCACTGGGCAGCGCCGCCGACACCGACCGTTGCATCCGGGCCGCCGCCGACGCCCGCGATCTCGGCGCGACCGATGCGCTGCACGACGAGGTGGGTGGCGTCTTCGGGTTCAACGACGCCAAGGCGAATTACTACGCGGGAGCCACCTACATCCACCTCGGTCAGGCGGAGCCCGCGCTGAACGCCACCCAGCGTGCCATCGAGCTGTATGCGAAAGGGCCCTCCGAGCAGCGTTCCTACGGCGCGGAGTCGCTGGCGAGGGTGGACTGCGCGGCCGCTCACCTGATCAACGGCAGTCTGGATGGGGCGTCCGAGGCGCTGCATCCGGTGCTCGGCCTCGACGAGGACAAGCGCATCGCACAACTGGAGGAACGGTTGAACGGCGTGCGCCGACGGATGGCGACCCCCGCGTTCAAGGACGCGGTGGAAGCGCGGCGCCTGGACGAGCGGATCGAGGAGTTCTGCGGCTCCACCGCGGCCAAGGGCATCCCGCCGGGCAATCCGGCTTGA
- the dcd gene encoding dCTP deaminase has protein sequence MLLSDRDIRAEIAAGRLGVEPLVENLIQPSSIDVRLDRMFRVFNNTRYTHIDPAQRQDELTSLVEPAEGEPFVLHPGEFVLGSTLEVCTLPDDLAGRLEGKSSLGRLGLLTHSTAGFVDPGFSGHITLELSNVANLPITLWPGMKIGQLCLIKLTSPAEHPYGSAVAGSKYQGQRGPTPSRSYLNFPVPAAAIDAAESR, from the coding sequence GTGCTGCTTTCCGATCGTGACATCCGCGCGGAGATCGCCGCTGGGCGTCTCGGCGTCGAGCCGCTGGTGGAGAACCTGATCCAGCCGTCGAGTATCGACGTGCGCCTGGACCGGATGTTCCGGGTGTTCAACAACACCCGCTACACCCACATCGACCCCGCGCAGCGGCAGGACGAGCTGACCAGCCTGGTGGAGCCGGCCGAAGGCGAGCCGTTCGTGCTGCACCCCGGTGAGTTCGTGCTCGGTTCCACGCTCGAGGTGTGCACGCTGCCGGATGACCTGGCCGGACGCTTGGAGGGCAAGTCGAGTCTGGGCAGGCTCGGCCTGCTGACCCACTCGACCGCGGGTTTCGTCGATCCCGGTTTCAGCGGCCACATCACGTTGGAGTTGTCCAACGTGGCCAATCTGCCGATCACACTGTGGCCCGGGATGAAGATCGGCCAGCTCTGCCTGATCAAGCTGACCAGCCCCGCCGAGCATCCGTACGGCAGCGCCGTGGCGGGTTCGAAGTATCAGGGCCAGCGCGGTCCGACGCCGTCGCGGTCCTATCTCAACTTCCCGGTTCCGGCTGCCGCGATCGACGCCGCCGAATCACGCTGA